A region of Planktomarina temperata RCA23 DNA encodes the following proteins:
- a CDS encoding LPS assembly protein LptD, which translates to MRLLLLTLLWVTGAQALWAQDAAHLIADRIEILPNGTLRASGSVVVWHSGVRITAQDITYASGDGQLSLTGPIKLQDASGTVILADQADLSPDLSAGIITSARIILSQQVQIAAAQISRVNATYSQASNVSATSCFICTGQTPLWQIRAKRIVHDSGEKQIYFEQAQLRVMDVPVFFFPYLRLPDPSLKRATGFLVPELTTSTTLGTAIRTPYFIKLSDHHDITLSPMVSSRTKTLGLRYRHAYHTGTIELEGAYSRDTLLAGQDRGYLFGTADFALDSGYALRGQLQSTSDPAYLFEYDVKEIDRLENKITLERSRRNRNLELRFSNYHSLRDSENNATQPTLVTEAIGQQRSYPKGLGGVFDLEASLLTSYRSSTSPVDGPDSGDEVDGYDTLRLSSLAKYHRDWVLPKGVVVDFATELEASHYIVRQHQDIAPVITRITGGGGLGLRWPLARRLAGGAVQRLEPRIQLAGVMANSDTIPNQDSTQVEFDEGNLFRFNRAPGFDLIETGMRLNIGLAGGIDYPNQTKIGWEIGRIYRTDNANSFTKTSGLQGHVSDWLLAAHVQTPLGIELVARSLLQNVGLLKKSELRASWHTSKHQLDATYVGLAADEAENRDVPLSSLALKWNYQFLPDWRSTSEFQFDTSIGEASKFEFGLEYANECVILDFSASRRFATSATLTDKTEFGLSVALAGFSTGVRNIKKSRQCGAS; encoded by the coding sequence ATGAGACTGCTCCTTCTCACGCTCCTATGGGTGACCGGGGCCCAGGCGCTTTGGGCACAGGACGCGGCCCATTTGATTGCCGACCGTATTGAAATTTTGCCCAATGGCACCCTGCGGGCCAGCGGTTCCGTGGTGGTCTGGCATAGCGGCGTTCGGATCACCGCCCAAGACATCACCTATGCCAGCGGCGACGGGCAATTGTCGCTGACCGGGCCCATCAAGCTGCAAGACGCCAGCGGCACAGTCATTTTGGCAGATCAAGCCGATCTGTCACCCGATCTTTCAGCCGGGATCATCACAAGTGCGCGGATCATTTTGAGCCAGCAAGTGCAAATTGCAGCAGCCCAAATTTCCCGCGTGAATGCAACCTATAGCCAGGCCTCAAATGTCTCGGCCACCTCCTGTTTTATCTGCACAGGTCAGACACCGCTTTGGCAAATCCGGGCCAAACGGATCGTGCATGACAGCGGCGAAAAGCAAATTTATTTTGAACAAGCACAGCTGCGTGTCATGGATGTGCCCGTGTTTTTCTTTCCCTATTTGCGGCTGCCCGATCCCAGCTTGAAACGCGCCACAGGGTTTTTGGTTCCCGAGCTGACCACCTCAACGACATTAGGAACCGCGATTCGCACGCCCTATTTCATAAAACTAAGTGATCATCACGATATCACCCTGTCGCCGATGGTCTCGTCACGCACCAAGACCCTTGGCCTGAGATATCGCCATGCCTATCACACCGGCACCATTGAGCTTGAAGGCGCCTATTCCCGCGACACGCTTCTTGCCGGCCAAGATCGCGGCTATCTCTTTGGCACAGCCGATTTTGCCTTAGACAGTGGCTACGCGCTTCGCGGTCAGCTGCAAAGCACCAGCGATCCGGCCTATTTGTTTGAATATGATGTCAAAGAAATTGATAGGCTGGAAAACAAAATCACCCTTGAGCGCAGCCGAAGAAACCGCAATCTTGAGCTGCGGTTCTCCAATTATCATTCCTTGCGCGACAGCGAGAACAACGCCACCCAGCCAACCCTGGTCACCGAAGCCATTGGACAACAGCGCAGCTATCCCAAGGGTTTGGGCGGCGTTTTCGATCTGGAAGCAAGCCTATTGACCAGCTACCGCTCCTCCACGTCGCCCGTCGACGGACCCGACAGCGGTGATGAGGTTGACGGCTATGACACGCTGCGCCTCTCTTCGCTGGCCAAATATCACCGCGACTGGGTGCTGCCCAAAGGAGTCGTTGTAGATTTTGCCACAGAGCTGGAAGCGTCCCATTACATTGTGCGCCAGCACCAAGATATCGCGCCTGTCATCACCCGGATCACCGGCGGCGGCGGCCTTGGTCTGCGCTGGCCCCTCGCCCGGCGGCTTGCCGGAGGAGCCGTGCAGCGGCTCGAACCGCGCATCCAATTGGCTGGGGTGATGGCGAATTCAGACACCATTCCGAATCAAGACAGTACCCAGGTCGAGTTTGACGAGGGCAATCTGTTCCGCTTCAATCGCGCGCCAGGATTTGATCTCATCGAAACTGGTATGCGGCTGAATATCGGGCTGGCCGGCGGTATTGATTATCCAAATCAAACTAAAATTGGATGGGAGATTGGCCGAATTTATCGAACTGATAACGCCAATAGCTTCACTAAGACCTCGGGTCTCCAAGGCCATGTGAGCGATTGGCTCCTCGCCGCCCATGTGCAAACCCCTTTGGGCATAGAATTGGTCGCACGCAGCCTTCTTCAGAATGTCGGTTTGCTCAAAAAATCCGAGCTCCGCGCCAGCTGGCACACAAGCAAACATCAGCTGGATGCAACCTATGTTGGGCTAGCCGCCGATGAGGCGGAAAATCGTGACGTGCCGTTGAGCTCGCTTGCATTAAAATGGAACTATCAGTTTTTGCCCGATTGGCGCTCCACTTCAGAATTTCAATTTGACACCTCCATCGGTGAGGCGTCCAAATTCGAGTTTGGGTTAGAATATGCAAATGAATGCGTTATTTTGGATTTTTCAGCCTCGCGTCGCTTCGCAACATCCGCTACATTGACAGACAAAACTGAATTTGGTCTGAGTGTAGCACTGGCTGGATTTTCTACAGGCGTCAGAAACATAAAGAAAAGCCGTCAATGCGGCGCATCATAA
- a CDS encoding DUF4167 domain-containing protein, with product MNRVFDSSGPEGKVRGTPQQIIEKYQQLTRDAQLSGDRVAAENFQQHAEHYMRLLAEAQREIEARREQQDRENREKQAQRDQERGERNDRSEPRRDRGDVEQVKMPSALDVADFSDAPQPDLAPLNPADLAQTQPIEPSKKAEPAKPRVRRRPAKPVGEPAPAADEAAKPAPVPED from the coding sequence ATGAACCGCGTGTTCGATAGTTCAGGGCCTGAGGGCAAGGTGCGTGGCACGCCTCAGCAAATTATTGAAAAATACCAACAGCTCACCCGTGATGCGCAATTGTCAGGTGACCGCGTGGCGGCCGAAAACTTCCAGCAGCACGCTGAACATTACATGCGGCTTTTGGCAGAAGCGCAACGTGAAATCGAAGCCCGCCGTGAGCAGCAAGATCGCGAGAATCGTGAGAAACAAGCCCAGCGGGATCAGGAACGGGGCGAACGCAATGATCGTTCAGAACCGCGGCGAGATCGCGGCGATGTTGAACAGGTCAAAATGCCCTCCGCCTTGGATGTCGCCGATTTTTCTGATGCTCCGCAACCAGATTTGGCACCTTTGAACCCGGCTGATTTGGCGCAAACGCAGCCCATTGAGCCCAGCAAAAAAGCGGAGCCGGCCAAACCGCGCGTGCGTCGCCGGCCTGCAAAACCGGTTGGTGAGCCGGCGCCTGCAGCTGATGAAGCCGCCAAGCCTGCGCCTGTTCCAGAGGATTAA
- a CDS encoding alpha/beta hydrolase codes for MDGNKLHMSGLINSYTPEQLKDIFGAHPQIDTIVLGQMPGSIDDEANLAGAAWVAARGVKTYLPQEGSIASGATYFFLVGKRRVVEEGAEVGVHSWADVTGVTARDLPRDDPAHERYIGFYEGIGWTRAQAEAFYFFTIEKAPAEDIYLMTPQEMLATGLATEVVPANH; via the coding sequence GTGGATGGAAACAAGTTGCATATGAGCGGGTTGATCAACTCTTACACGCCAGAGCAGCTCAAAGATATCTTCGGCGCACATCCCCAAATTGATACAATCGTTCTGGGTCAGATGCCCGGATCCATTGATGATGAAGCCAATTTGGCCGGGGCGGCTTGGGTGGCGGCGCGCGGGGTTAAGACATACCTGCCACAAGAGGGCAGCATTGCCTCTGGCGCGACGTATTTCTTTCTTGTCGGCAAGAGGCGTGTGGTGGAAGAAGGCGCAGAGGTGGGCGTGCATTCTTGGGCCGATGTGACAGGGGTCACAGCCCGCGATCTTCCCCGCGATGACCCTGCCCATGAACGCTATATTGGTTTTTACGAAGGCATTGGCTGGACGCGCGCGCAGGCGGAGGCCTTTTACTTTTTCACCATCGAAAAAGCACCTGCCGAGGATATTTACCTAATGACCCCGCAAGAGATGCTGGCCACCGGTCTGGCCACAGAGGTCGTGCCTGCCAACCATTGA
- a CDS encoding SurA N-terminal domain-containing protein, whose amino-acid sequence MLKITLRLGLAALGLIGALHSAVQAQGPFDPVISVNRAAITAYELEQRERFLEILQRSSGMAQRARDTLIEDRLKMAAADRAGINLSDAQVVEAMEEFAANANLDLDQLLETLAQNGVDEQTYRDFIKAGVTWREVIRARFAARSAPSEAEIDRALASAGAQGGVKVLLTEIVLPAGSAEELDSARQTAERLGRITSAADFSEQARRLSVAQSRVNGGRLEWANLSDLPDGLRPIISGLRPGQITTPLEVTNAIVLFQLRDVAETTAQSPEISAIEYARVSGPADAVTSATRMADTCDDFYGAVKADPSLTFTIHSESPDQIPQALSLRLMGLDKNEFDNMPTAEGEQAEIVMLCARVYAALEDVSRGQVANNLRSARITSLADGFLAELRASADIVYH is encoded by the coding sequence ATGCTCAAGATCACCCTGCGCTTAGGTCTCGCAGCTCTTGGTTTGATCGGCGCGCTCCACAGCGCAGTTCAGGCGCAGGGGCCGTTTGATCCGGTGATTTCCGTGAACAGGGCCGCAATCACAGCCTATGAGCTGGAGCAACGCGAGCGGTTTTTGGAAATTTTGCAGCGCTCCTCCGGTATGGCGCAGCGCGCGCGCGACACCTTGATTGAAGATCGCTTGAAAATGGCAGCCGCTGACCGTGCCGGCATTAATTTGAGCGACGCGCAGGTGGTTGAAGCCATGGAAGAGTTTGCCGCCAACGCCAATCTTGATCTCGATCAATTGCTGGAAACTTTGGCCCAAAACGGCGTTGATGAGCAAACCTATCGCGATTTCATCAAAGCTGGGGTGACCTGGCGCGAAGTTATCCGGGCCCGCTTCGCAGCCCGCAGCGCGCCGTCTGAGGCGGAAATTGACCGCGCGCTCGCCTCAGCGGGAGCTCAGGGCGGGGTCAAAGTGCTTTTGACTGAAATTGTACTACCAGCCGGATCTGCTGAAGAACTGGACAGCGCGCGTCAGACGGCGGAACGCTTGGGGCGCATCACGTCAGCCGCCGATTTCTCTGAACAAGCGCGCCGGCTTTCAGTGGCACAATCGCGGGTGAATGGTGGCCGGCTGGAATGGGCCAATCTGAGCGACCTGCCCGATGGTCTGCGTCCCATCATTTCCGGTTTGCGTCCAGGTCAGATCACCACGCCCCTTGAGGTGACGAATGCCATTGTCTTGTTTCAACTGCGTGATGTGGCAGAGACCACGGCACAATCACCAGAGATATCGGCCATTGAATACGCGCGGGTGAGTGGACCGGCCGATGCTGTGACATCCGCCACGCGCATGGCCGATACCTGCGATGATTTTTACGGCGCGGTCAAAGCGGATCCATCGCTCACTTTCACAATTCATTCCGAAAGCCCCGATCAAATTCCCCAAGCTTTATCTCTGCGGCTGATGGGCCTCGATAAAAATGAATTTGATAACATGCCGACCGCGGAGGGGGAGCAGGCTGAAATTGTCATGCTCTGCGCGCGGGTCTATGCGGCCCTAGAAGATGTCTCACGCGGACAAGTTGCAAATAATCTGCGCTCGGCACGGATCACGAGTCTGGCCGACGGGTTTCTCGCCGAGCTGCGCGCCAGTGCAGATATCGTCTATCATTAA
- a CDS encoding DUF1499 domain-containing protein: MIKILVVALALFAGLQLVARFWPLVYADWPGGPMAPGHATQTHLSGYYIRRDDLPFTQIRAAILADPRHEIVMQDARLKVLLRSRFWGFKDIIELWRDESGTHLRGHSSVGGSDWGSNKKRIEAWIAD; the protein is encoded by the coding sequence GTGATTAAAATTCTTGTCGTGGCGCTGGCGCTTTTTGCGGGCCTGCAACTGGTGGCGCGCTTCTGGCCGCTTGTATATGCGGACTGGCCGGGCGGGCCTATGGCGCCCGGACACGCCACGCAAACGCATCTCAGTGGCTATTATATCCGCCGGGATGATCTGCCCTTTACGCAGATCAGGGCAGCTATCTTGGCAGATCCACGCCACGAAATCGTGATGCAAGACGCGCGGCTTAAAGTGCTCCTGAGATCGCGCTTTTGGGGTTTTAAAGATATCATCGAGCTGTGGCGAGATGAGAGCGGCACCCATCTGCGCGGCCATTCAAGTGTTGGTGGCTCCGATTGGGGCAGCAATAAAAAACGGATTGAGGCTTGGATTGCTGATTAA
- the prmC gene encoding peptide chain release factor N(5)-glutamine methyltransferase, whose product MSQTLQTALTHAGQRLSGAGIEDSRREARILLAFVLGIDALQVSLRLEETLTAEHSAAFEATLKSRMAYVPMSHILGYREFYEHRFIVTPDVLDPRPETEELVARALSAPFQNVLDLGVGSGCIILSLLAVNSSACGVAVDCSAKALEVARRNAAKLQLTDRVRFCRSDWCAEIPSERFDLIVSNPPYIHPAVWKGLSPEVHHEPKLALTDGKDGLSHYATIAHQAHGFLAAEGRLLFEIGYDQGAAVAEILRKEGYRDIAILEDLDHRPRVVSCRARAEKAE is encoded by the coding sequence ATGAGCCAAACTCTCCAGACGGCCTTGACCCATGCTGGGCAAAGGCTTTCGGGCGCCGGTATAGAAGATTCTCGGCGTGAGGCGCGGATTTTATTGGCCTTTGTTTTGGGCATAGACGCGCTGCAAGTGTCTTTGCGGCTCGAGGAGACGTTAACTGCGGAACACTCTGCGGCGTTTGAAGCCACTCTAAAGTCGCGGATGGCGTATGTGCCGATGTCGCATATTTTGGGCTACCGCGAGTTTTATGAACACCGCTTTATCGTCACCCCCGATGTATTGGATCCGCGGCCTGAAACCGAAGAGCTGGTGGCGCGCGCCCTATCGGCCCCGTTTCAAAATGTCTTGGATCTTGGGGTCGGGTCGGGCTGTATTATTCTATCGCTTTTGGCTGTAAATTCATCGGCGTGCGGAGTTGCGGTGGACTGTTCGGCCAAGGCGCTGGAGGTGGCACGGCGCAATGCCGCAAAATTGCAATTAACGGATCGCGTGCGATTTTGCCGATCTGACTGGTGTGCAGAGATTCCATCCGAGCGCTTTGACCTTATTGTCTCCAATCCCCCCTATATCCACCCAGCCGTATGGAAGGGCTTGTCGCCCGAAGTGCACCATGAGCCAAAATTGGCGCTGACAGACGGTAAAGATGGGTTGAGCCATTACGCGACCATCGCGCATCAAGCGCATGGGTTTTTGGCGGCAGAGGGCCGGTTGTTGTTTGAAATTGGCTATGACCAAGGGGCAGCAGTGGCAGAGATACTGCGCAAAGAGGGCTACCGCGACATCGCCATTTTGGAAGATTTAGACCATCGGCCGCGGGTCGTCTCCTGCCGGGCACGGGCGGAGAAAGCGGAATAG
- the pdxA gene encoding 4-hydroxythreonine-4-phosphate dehydrogenase PdxA, translating into MTNKTTQAPLAVTCGDPAGIGMEIFIAAQKEIGGDIPMVLFADRRHLPQGVPVTLFQPDTAPPPPDHIWLHQIDFAQPAHPGQPDRRNAAGVISAIEQAVRLTQAGQMAGLCTAPIHKAILQDGAGFQFPGHTEFLAHLCGVQQVVMMLTCPALSVVPLTIHIPISDVPKAITRELFHTTAHILNDALRRDFGIEEPRISVAGLNPHASEGGKIGREDIDQITPWVAELQSAGVSITGPQSADAMFHAQARTRYDAALCMYHDQALIPIKTLDFSGGVNVTLGLPIVRTSPDHGTAFDIAGQGLADASSMVQAIVYADRMIKARQNAN; encoded by the coding sequence ATGACAAATAAGACCACACAGGCGCCCCTTGCCGTCACCTGCGGTGATCCTGCGGGCATCGGGATGGAAATATTTATAGCCGCGCAGAAAGAAATTGGCGGTGACATCCCTATGGTTCTTTTTGCCGATCGGCGGCATCTTCCGCAGGGTGTTCCGGTCACGCTGTTTCAACCCGATACGGCGCCCCCGCCGCCAGATCACATTTGGCTGCATCAGATCGACTTCGCCCAGCCTGCGCATCCTGGCCAACCTGATCGGCGCAACGCGGCCGGGGTGATTTCTGCCATTGAGCAGGCGGTGCGGCTCACCCAGGCCGGACAGATGGCCGGTCTATGCACCGCGCCTATTCACAAGGCGATTTTGCAAGACGGCGCCGGGTTTCAGTTTCCAGGGCATACGGAGTTTCTGGCGCATCTCTGCGGCGTGCAGCAGGTTGTGATGATGCTGACCTGCCCGGCCCTCTCTGTGGTCCCGCTCACCATTCATATTCCCATCAGCGATGTGCCAAAGGCGATCACCCGGGAGTTGTTTCACACTACCGCGCACATCCTAAATGATGCTTTGCGCCGTGACTTTGGCATAGAAGAACCGCGCATCAGCGTTGCCGGGCTCAATCCCCATGCCAGCGAAGGCGGTAAGATTGGCCGGGAGGACATAGACCAGATTACCCCCTGGGTTGCCGAGCTGCAAAGCGCCGGAGTGTCCATAACCGGGCCGCAGTCCGCAGATGCGATGTTTCACGCACAGGCGCGCACCCGCTATGATGCGGCCCTGTGCATGTACCATGATCAGGCCCTGATCCCGATTAAGACTTTGGATTTTTCTGGTGGCGTGAATGTCACCTTGGGCCTGCCCATCGTGCGCACATCGCCCGACCATGGCACGGCCTTTGATATTGCCGGTCAAGGCCTTGCGGATGCATCCTCAATGGTTCAAGCCATAGTCTATGCAGATCGCATGATAAAGGCGCGCCAGAATGCAAATTGA
- the rsmA gene encoding 16S rRNA (adenine(1518)-N(6)/adenine(1519)-N(6))-dimethyltransferase RsmA produces the protein MQIDDLPPLRDVIATHGLDAKKSLGQNFLLDLNLTSKIARLAGDISGHDVLEVGPGPGGLTRGLLAAGARRVVALEKDPRCMAALSEISAAYPGRLDVFNADALEFDMRGQLTGPVRVVANLPYNVGTELLVRWLTPKDWPPFWSSLTLMFQKEVAERIIAKPGTKAYGRLGILAQWKSTPSVVMELPPEAFTPPPKVHSAVVHLEALAQPRFPAPAGLLSSTVAMAFNQRRKMLRSSLKSAAPDIETALRDAGLEPTARAEEISLEGFCALARRLAK, from the coding sequence ATGCAAATTGACGACCTTCCCCCGCTGCGCGACGTGATCGCCACCCATGGATTAGATGCAAAAAAATCTTTGGGGCAAAACTTCCTACTGGATCTCAACCTCACATCAAAAATTGCCAGGCTGGCCGGAGATATCAGCGGCCATGACGTCTTAGAAGTTGGCCCCGGTCCGGGCGGTTTGACGCGCGGACTTTTGGCTGCCGGCGCGCGGCGGGTCGTGGCCTTGGAAAAAGATCCTCGGTGCATGGCTGCGCTGTCTGAGATTTCAGCCGCCTATCCCGGCCGTTTGGATGTGTTCAACGCCGATGCTTTGGAGTTTGACATGCGCGGCCAACTCACCGGGCCTGTGCGCGTGGTGGCCAACCTGCCCTATAATGTGGGCACCGAGCTTTTGGTGCGCTGGCTTACACCAAAAGACTGGCCCCCATTTTGGAGCAGTTTAACTTTAATGTTCCAAAAAGAAGTGGCCGAGCGGATCATCGCCAAGCCGGGAACAAAGGCCTATGGGCGCCTTGGTATTTTAGCCCAATGGAAAAGTACCCCCTCCGTGGTCATGGAACTGCCGCCCGAAGCCTTTACGCCGCCGCCGAAAGTCCATTCTGCCGTGGTCCATCTGGAAGCCTTGGCACAGCCACGCTTTCCAGCGCCGGCGGGGCTGTTATCTTCCACCGTTGCAATGGCGTTCAATCAACGCCGCAAAATGCTCCGCTCAAGCCTGAAATCTGCGGCACCTGACATTGAAACTGCGCTGCGGGATGCGGGCCTCGAACCCACTGCGCGGGCCGAAGAAATTTCGCTAGAGGGATTCTGTGCCTTGGCCCGCCGATTGGCTAAATAA
- the speB gene encoding agmatinase — protein sequence MPNQPISGNDLARFAGPQTFMRLPEAQGPAGLDVVIMGIPMDIGTSWRSGTRFGPKQIRQESAMIRPYNLQTGAAPFDSLQVADMGDVAINTFSLAESLRIIESAYDGLHDYPVVPATLGGDHSLTLPILRSIAKKHGPVALVHVDAHADVNDEMFGERETHGTVFRRAYEEGLLVPDLVYQIGLRGTGYTAEDFSEAAGWGFNMITAPEIWHKSLTPLGQEIRQAIGDHPCYLTYDIDSLDPAYAPGTGTPEIGGLTTPQAMELIRALRGLNIVGFDMVEVSPMYDTSGNTALTAANLMFEILSILPGVAYR from the coding sequence ATGCCCAACCAACCAATTTCCGGCAATGATCTGGCCCGTTTTGCTGGGCCGCAAACCTTCATGCGCCTGCCTGAGGCTCAAGGCCCCGCGGGCTTGGATGTGGTGATCATGGGCATCCCCATGGATATCGGCACCTCTTGGCGGTCCGGCACGCGGTTTGGTCCAAAGCAGATTCGCCAAGAAAGCGCGATGATCCGGCCGTATAATTTGCAAACTGGGGCTGCGCCTTTTGACAGCCTGCAGGTGGCTGATATGGGCGATGTTGCCATCAACACCTTCAGCCTTGCGGAGAGTTTGCGCATTATTGAATCGGCCTACGACGGTTTGCACGACTACCCTGTGGTGCCGGCGACGCTCGGCGGGGATCATTCTTTAACCCTGCCAATCTTGCGCTCCATTGCGAAAAAGCACGGGCCTGTGGCCTTGGTGCATGTCGATGCGCATGCGGATGTGAACGATGAGATGTTTGGAGAGCGTGAAACCCATGGGACGGTGTTCCGCCGCGCCTATGAGGAAGGGCTGCTTGTGCCCGATTTGGTGTATCAAATCGGCCTGCGCGGCACGGGATACACCGCAGAAGACTTTTCTGAGGCGGCCGGTTGGGGCTTTAACATGATCACGGCGCCAGAGATTTGGCATAAATCGCTGACCCCACTGGGTCAGGAGATTCGCCAAGCCATCGGGGATCACCCCTGCTATCTGACCTATGATATCGACAGCCTAGATCCCGCCTATGCCCCCGGCACCGGTACGCCAGAGATCGGCGGGTTGACCACGCCGCAGGCCATGGAGCTGATCCGCGCTTTACGCGGATTGAATATCGTGGGGTTTGATATGGTTGAAGTGAGCCCTATGTATGACACCTCGGGCAATACCGCCCTAACAGCGGCGAATTTGATGTTCGAAATCTTGAGCATCCTGCCCGGTGTTGCTTATCGTTGA
- the lptG gene encoding LPS export ABC transporter permease LptG has product MILHLYFARRFALAFTYVLGGFLILFVLLDFIEQMRRFRGLDVTLSQKAHLVALYVPSALYQLLPLITVLCSIMLFLSLARSSELVVTRAAGRSALRALYGPILTSLVIGLLAVTIVNPIVAGTQKKHELLSSSFFTSRVSTVSVSSTGLWLRQGDDQAQTVIHAKRSNLDGTRLFDVALYEFDLSGKATRRIAATTATLEDGFWHLINAKEWQLEIGGNPEAEADTKRQYKIPTELTKDHIHDSFGSPSSIPIWQLPAFISQLEKAGFSARRHRVWFHMELALPLFLASVVMIGAGFTMRHGRQNRTGLRVLMTLLFGFGLYFLRNFAQILGENGQLPEIWAAWIPPVAAIGLSLAFLLHTEDG; this is encoded by the coding sequence ATGATTTTGCATTTGTATTTTGCCCGACGTTTTGCCCTGGCTTTTACCTATGTTTTGGGCGGGTTCTTGATTTTGTTCGTCTTGTTGGATTTCATCGAGCAAATGCGCCGGTTTCGAGGCTTGGATGTCACGCTCAGCCAGAAAGCGCATTTGGTGGCGCTCTATGTACCAAGCGCACTCTACCAGCTGCTCCCGTTGATCACAGTGCTCTGCTCAATCATGTTGTTTTTGAGCCTGGCGCGCAGCAGTGAATTGGTCGTGACCCGGGCCGCTGGCCGCTCAGCTCTGCGCGCCCTCTATGGGCCGATCCTCACCTCACTGGTGATCGGACTTTTGGCGGTCACCATCGTCAACCCAATCGTGGCGGGCACGCAGAAAAAACATGAGCTGCTTTCGTCGAGTTTTTTCACATCACGGGTCAGCACCGTCTCTGTTTCAAGCACAGGGCTTTGGTTGCGCCAAGGCGATGACCAGGCGCAAACGGTGATACATGCCAAGCGGAGCAATTTGGATGGGACGCGCTTGTTTGACGTGGCGCTTTACGAATTCGATCTCAGCGGCAAGGCCACCCGGCGCATTGCGGCCACAACAGCGACGTTAGAGGACGGCTTTTGGCATCTTATCAATGCGAAGGAATGGCAGTTGGAAATCGGCGGCAATCCGGAAGCCGAGGCCGATACGAAAAGGCAGTATAAAATTCCAACCGAATTGACCAAAGATCATATTCACGACAGCTTTGGCAGCCCGTCCTCCATTCCAATCTGGCAATTGCCCGCCTTTATCAGCCAGTTGGAAAAAGCCGGCTTTTCCGCAAGGCGCCATCGGGTTTGGTTTCATATGGAGTTGGCACTGCCCTTATTTCTGGCCTCTGTCGTCATGATCGGTGCGGGATTCACGATGCGACATGGTCGGCAAAATCGAACAGGTCTGCGCGTGCTCATGACCTTATTATTTGGCTTCGGCCTTTATTTTCTGCGCAATTTTGCCCAAATACTCGGTGAAAATGGCCAATTACCAGAAATTTGGGCAGCATGGATCCCGCCCGTCGCAGCCATTGGCCTCTCACTGGCGTTTCTTTTGCACACAGAGGACGGCTAG
- the prfA gene encoding peptide chain release factor 1, with protein MIAEDTLQQIIQRFEFIEAQMSEGAGDIAKLAKEYSDLRPVVEEVRAYQTLLRDISDAEAMMDDPDMRELAAEELPVLRAALPKAEHDLQLTLLPKDEADARPAILEIRPGTGGDEAALFAADLIRMYQRYVEAQGWGFDVIENQTTELGGVKEFVAHIKGEGVFAKLKYESGVHRVQRVPSTESGGRIHTSAATVAVLPEAEDVDIHIDPSDIRIDTMRASGAGGQHVNTTDSAVRITHLPTGLIVVSAEKSQHRNREIAMQVLKTRLYDLERARVDGERSADRKSQVGSGDRSERIRTYNYPQGRMTDHRIGLTLYRLEQILQGDLDEIIDALTSEAQAALLAEMNG; from the coding sequence ATGATAGCAGAAGATACATTACAGCAGATCATCCAAAGATTTGAGTTCATCGAGGCTCAAATGTCTGAGGGCGCGGGCGATATTGCCAAATTGGCTAAGGAATATTCTGACCTGCGGCCGGTGGTCGAAGAAGTGCGGGCCTATCAGACCCTGCTTCGCGATATTTCTGATGCTGAAGCGATGATGGATGATCCGGATATGCGTGAGCTTGCGGCCGAAGAGCTGCCTGTGCTCCGCGCCGCATTGCCCAAGGCCGAACATGATCTGCAGCTCACGCTTTTGCCGAAAGATGAGGCGGATGCGCGCCCTGCCATTTTGGAAATTCGCCCCGGAACGGGCGGCGATGAGGCTGCGCTTTTTGCCGCCGATTTGATCCGCATGTATCAGCGCTATGTGGAGGCGCAGGGCTGGGGCTTTGATGTCATCGAAAATCAAACCACCGAACTTGGCGGCGTTAAGGAATTTGTCGCCCATATCAAAGGCGAGGGAGTTTTTGCCAAGCTGAAGTATGAAAGCGGTGTGCATAGGGTGCAGCGCGTGCCCAGTACGGAAAGCGGCGGGCGCATTCACACCTCAGCGGCCACTGTGGCGGTCTTGCCCGAGGCGGAGGATGTGGATATTCACATTGATCCAAGCGACATTCGCATTGATACAATGCGGGCCAGCGGGGCCGGTGGTCAGCATGTGAACACCACCGATTCAGCGGTGCGCATCACCCATTTACCCACCGGGCTGATCGTGGTCAGCGCGGAAAAATCGCAGCACCGCAACCGTGAGATTGCCATGCAGGTGCTCAAAACCCGGCTGTATGATCTGGAACGGGCGCGGGTGGATGGGGAGCGATCTGCCGACCGCAAATCACAGGTGGGCTCTGGCGACCGCTCAGAACGAATCCGCACCTATAACTACCCGCAAGGCCGAATGACCGATCATCGCATCGGTCTCACGCTTTACCGGCTTGAGCAAATCTTACAGGGTGATTTGGACGAAATCATTGATGCTTTGACCTCAGAGGCGCAAGCGGCCTTGCTGGCGGAAATGAACGGATGA